One region of Myxococcota bacterium genomic DNA includes:
- the moaA gene encoding GTP 3',8-cyclase MoaA: MAPAPDAALSLPLVRDQRGRPLHDLRISVTDRCNFRCPYCMPAEIYGERYEFLPKREILSFEEIERLARAFVRLGVRKLRLTGGEPLLRHELWRLVERLAALPDPPDLALTTNGYLLAGQAQALADAGLRRVTVSLDSLDPQVFARMNGMGFPVERVLEGIEAARRAGLAPLKLNCVVQRGVNDHTLIDLAARFRGTGAIVRFIEFMDVGTLNHWNRGDVLSARDIRDRIHAAFPLEPVASSYRGEVARRYRYADGQGEIGIISSVTQPFCGDCTRARLSADGHLFTCLFATRGVDLKTPLRSGLSDAGLSALLADLWRARADRYSEERAAETSGREKIEMFRIGG; the protein is encoded by the coding sequence ATGGCTCCTGCCCCCGACGCGGCGCTCTCGCTCCCGCTCGTTCGCGACCAGCGCGGCCGGCCGCTGCACGACCTGCGCATCTCGGTCACCGACCGCTGCAACTTCCGCTGCCCGTACTGCATGCCGGCCGAGATCTACGGCGAGCGCTACGAGTTCCTGCCCAAGCGCGAGATCCTGTCCTTCGAGGAGATCGAGCGCCTGGCGCGCGCGTTCGTGCGCCTGGGCGTGCGCAAGCTGCGGCTTACGGGCGGCGAGCCGCTGCTGCGCCACGAGCTGTGGCGCCTGGTCGAGAGACTCGCGGCGCTTCCCGATCCACCCGACCTGGCGCTCACGACCAACGGCTATCTGCTGGCCGGCCAGGCGCAGGCGCTGGCCGATGCCGGCCTGCGCCGGGTCACGGTGAGCCTCGACTCACTCGACCCGCAGGTTTTCGCGCGCATGAACGGCATGGGCTTCCCGGTCGAGCGCGTGCTGGAGGGCATCGAAGCGGCGCGCCGCGCGGGCCTCGCGCCGCTGAAGCTCAACTGCGTGGTGCAGCGCGGCGTGAACGACCATACGCTGATCGACCTGGCCGCGCGCTTCCGCGGCACGGGCGCGATCGTGCGCTTCATCGAGTTCATGGACGTGGGCACGCTGAATCACTGGAACCGCGGCGACGTGCTCTCGGCGCGCGACATCCGCGACCGCATCCACGCCGCCTTTCCGCTCGAGCCGGTCGCGTCGAGCTACCGCGGCGAGGTCGCGCGCCGCTACCGCTACGCCGACGGCCAGGGCGAGATCGGCATCATCTCGTCGGTCACGCAGCCGTTCTGCGGTGACTGCACGCGCGCGCGGCTGTCGGCCGACGGCCATCTGTTCACGTGTCTGTTCGCGACGCGCGGCGTGGACCTGAAGACGCCGCTGCGCTCGGGTCTCTCCGACGCCGGCCTCTCTGCCCTGCTCGCCGACCTGTGGCGCGCGCGCGCCGACCGCTACTCGGAGGAGCGCGCCGCAGAGACCTCGGGCCGCGAAAAGATCGAGATGTTCCGGATCGGGGGCTAA
- a CDS encoding cobalamin-independent methionine synthase II family protein, which translates to MRSDVVGSLLRPEYLKRAWDARESGELAPAEYKAVEDRAVDEAVALQSGAGLDAVTDGEVRRYAFYGHLVDSVQGFERQGGWAIAFRDEAGEETRLERPVVVSRLRRLRHLCAEEFTYLRARTDRVAKVTLPSAQQAAAYFDPEKSAGAYATIDAYLADVVDILREEVAELARLGCRYVQIDAPQYAGLLDPAIRAGYERRGSDPDRLLERCIELDNAVIGSHPGVTFGLHLCRGNNDSKFYASGGYDPIAARVFQGTRFQRFLLEYDDARSGGFEPLRLVPDDRTVVLGLVTTKKPALESAESLVRRIREAARFVPLERLALSPQCGFASTMRGNRLSDADQRAKLARVAEVARAVWPS; encoded by the coding sequence ATGCGCAGCGACGTCGTGGGCAGCCTGCTCCGGCCCGAGTATCTGAAGCGCGCCTGGGACGCGCGCGAGTCGGGCGAGCTCGCGCCGGCCGAGTACAAGGCGGTCGAGGACCGCGCGGTGGACGAGGCGGTCGCGCTCCAGAGCGGCGCCGGCCTCGACGCAGTCACCGACGGCGAGGTGCGCCGCTACGCCTTCTACGGGCACCTGGTCGACAGCGTGCAGGGCTTCGAGCGCCAGGGCGGCTGGGCGATCGCGTTCCGCGACGAGGCCGGCGAGGAGACCCGCCTCGAACGGCCGGTCGTGGTCTCGCGGCTGCGCCGGCTGCGGCACCTGTGCGCCGAGGAGTTCACCTACCTGCGCGCGCGCACCGACCGGGTCGCGAAGGTCACTCTGCCCAGCGCCCAGCAGGCGGCGGCCTACTTCGACCCCGAGAAGTCGGCCGGCGCCTACGCGACGATCGACGCCTATCTCGCCGACGTGGTCGACATCTTGCGCGAGGAGGTCGCCGAGCTCGCGCGCCTGGGCTGTCGCTACGTGCAGATCGACGCGCCGCAGTACGCGGGCCTGCTCGACCCGGCGATCCGGGCCGGCTACGAACGCCGCGGCAGCGACCCGGACCGGCTGCTCGAGCGCTGCATCGAGCTCGACAACGCGGTGATCGGCAGTCACCCCGGAGTCACCTTCGGCCTCCACCTGTGCCGCGGCAACAACGACTCGAAGTTCTACGCCAGCGGCGGCTACGACCCGATCGCCGCGCGCGTGTTCCAGGGCACGCGCTTCCAGCGCTTCCTGCTCGAGTACGACGACGCGCGCTCGGGCGGCTTCGAGCCGCTGCGGCTCGTGCCCGATGACCGCACGGTGGTGCTGGGCCTGGTGACCACCAAGAAGCCCGCGCTGGAGAGCGCCGAGTCACTCGTGCGGCGCATTCGCGAGGCCGCGCGCTTCGTGCCGCTGGAGCGGCTGGCGCTCTCGCCGCAGTGCGGCTTCGCCTCGACCATGCGCGGCAACCGCCTGAGCGACGCCGACCAGCGCGCCAAGCTCGCGCGCGTGGCCGAGGTCGCGCGCGCGGTGTGGCCGAGCTGA
- a CDS encoding tetratricopeptide repeat protein: MDSSGAARRATWGAVFGVALTLRAAYLAEWHRTLLFSTPIGDARTYLDWARQIAGGDWLGHEVFYQAPLYPYFLAAVLRVTGSQTWGPRLVQAALGALACVWIGRAAERFFDRAIGLAAGLGLAFYAPAIYFDGLIQKPALDGALLSALLLVCARALTQSSVGAGLAAGLLLGGLALSRENALVAVPVVALWLGLARPADSLPRRAAAVGALLLGLAAVLGPVALRNHALGGRFLVTTAQAGPNLWIGNHPGASGRYEPLRPGRGSARYERQDAHDLAVAALGRELGPAEVSDYWRDRALAFVRESPGEWLELLARKARLVWNAAEIPDTEGIEAYTEVSLLLRVLRVPGSFGVLAPLALVGALAWRRDWRRIWLLPVLALVLAASVALFYVFARYRWVLVPPLVPLGAAGALALWRAFAGEPPDWSAGARWLAAGAVLALFAYWPIGETSGRALTHYGVGAALLDAGRLDEAQAELETAVAADPDFAPAHSRLADALRKRGLPTRALVEYDRALELDPGLADAHAGRGIALERLGRDAEADGEYARALALDPSHPDANNNSANRLQQAGHVDEALARYARAWAARPDDPDIPVNYAAALVQARDFARAVAVLDPVVARWPGNVPARFNRAAALSALGRTDEARADLRAVLGLPGLPADYAHSAREALSALGEP; encoded by the coding sequence GTGGATTCGAGCGGAGCAGCGCGGCGCGCGACCTGGGGGGCGGTGTTCGGCGTGGCGCTCACGCTGCGCGCGGCCTACCTCGCCGAGTGGCACCGGACGCTCTTGTTCTCGACACCGATCGGCGACGCCCGGACCTATCTCGACTGGGCGCGCCAGATCGCGGGCGGCGACTGGCTGGGCCACGAGGTGTTCTACCAGGCGCCGCTCTATCCATATTTCCTGGCCGCGGTGCTGCGGGTCACGGGCTCCCAGACCTGGGGGCCGCGGCTGGTGCAGGCGGCTCTGGGCGCGCTCGCCTGCGTCTGGATCGGGCGCGCGGCGGAGCGTTTCTTCGACCGCGCGATCGGGCTCGCGGCCGGGCTCGGGCTCGCGTTCTACGCGCCGGCGATCTACTTCGACGGGCTGATCCAGAAGCCGGCGCTCGACGGCGCGCTGCTCTCGGCCCTCCTGCTCGTGTGCGCGCGCGCGCTGACCCAGAGCAGTGTGGGGGCCGGTCTCGCGGCCGGGCTGCTGCTCGGCGGGCTCGCGCTCTCGCGCGAGAACGCGCTGGTGGCGGTGCCCGTGGTCGCGCTCTGGCTCGGGCTGGCCCGCCCGGCCGACTCACTCCCGCGGCGCGCCGCCGCGGTGGGCGCGCTCTTGCTGGGTCTCGCGGCCGTGCTCGGGCCGGTCGCGCTGCGCAACCACGCGCTCGGCGGCCGCTTCCTCGTGACCACCGCGCAGGCCGGGCCGAACCTGTGGATCGGGAACCATCCGGGCGCGTCGGGCCGCTACGAGCCGCTGCGACCCGGCCGCGGCAGCGCGCGCTACGAGCGACAGGACGCGCACGATCTCGCGGTCGCTGCCCTGGGGCGCGAGCTCGGTCCGGCGGAGGTCTCGGACTACTGGCGCGACCGGGCGCTCGCCTTCGTGCGCGAGTCACCGGGCGAGTGGCTGGAGCTCTTGGCGCGCAAGGCGCGGCTGGTGTGGAACGCGGCCGAGATCCCGGACACCGAGGGCATCGAGGCCTACACCGAGGTGTCTCTCTTGCTGCGCGTGCTGCGCGTGCCCGGCTCGTTCGGCGTGCTGGCGCCCTTGGCGCTGGTCGGTGCGCTCGCGTGGCGGCGTGACTGGCGGCGGATCTGGCTCTTGCCCGTGCTCGCGCTCGTGCTCGCGGCCAGCGTTGCGCTCTTCTACGTGTTCGCGCGCTACCGCTGGGTGCTGGTGCCGCCGCTCGTGCCATTGGGCGCGGCAGGAGCGCTCGCCCTGTGGCGCGCGTTCGCGGGTGAGCCGCCCGACTGGAGCGCGGGGGCGCGCTGGCTCGCCGCCGGCGCCGTGCTGGCGCTGTTCGCGTACTGGCCGATCGGCGAGACGAGCGGCCGCGCGCTCACTCACTACGGCGTGGGCGCGGCGCTGCTCGACGCGGGCCGGCTCGACGAAGCGCAGGCCGAGCTCGAGACCGCGGTCGCCGCCGACCCGGACTTCGCGCCGGCTCACTCCCGGCTGGCCGACGCGCTGCGCAAGCGCGGCCTCCCGACCCGGGCGCTCGTCGAGTACGACCGCGCGCTGGAGCTCGACCCCGGGCTGGCCGACGCCCACGCCGGCCGGGGCATCGCGCTCGAGCGCCTGGGGCGCGACGCGGAGGCCGACGGCGAGTACGCGCGAGCGCTCGCGCTCGATCCGAGTCACCCCGACGCCAACAACAACTCCGCGAACCGCCTGCAGCAGGCCGGCCACGTCGACGAGGCGTTGGCGAGATACGCGCGCGCCTGGGCCGCCCGGCCCGATGACCCCGACATCCCCGTGAACTACGCCGCCGCGCTCGTGCAGGCCCGCGACTTCGCGCGCGCCGTCGCGGTGCTCGATCCGGTGGTCGCGCGCTGGCCGGGCAACGTGCCCGCGCGCTTCAACCGGGCCGCGGCGCTCTCCGCGCTGGGCCGCACGGACGAGGCGCGCGCCGACCTGCGCGCCGTGCTCGGACTGCCGGGCCTGCCCGCCGACTACGCGCACTCCGCCCGCGAAGCACTGAGCGCGCTCGGCGAGCCATAA
- a CDS encoding enoyl-CoA hydratase-related protein — protein MELRELTDVRYELERGVAWITIQRPERYNAFRGRTVDELLRCFKAAWADASVGVVVLTGAGDQAFCAGGDQKQRNETGDYGPTETGIFEVETLHRVIRDIPKPVIAMVNGVAVGGGHVLHVLCDLTIAADHARFGQAGPRVGSFDAGFGSAYLARILGEKRAREVWYLCRQYDAATMERWGLVNKVVPKAELRAEVRRWADEMLAKSPTALKVLKHSFNADSEVIAGIGQLAFDSLELFVNTPEAREGVTAFNEKRAPDFGKFRGSA, from the coding sequence ATGGAGCTACGCGAGCTGACCGACGTGCGCTACGAGCTCGAGCGCGGCGTCGCCTGGATCACCATCCAGCGGCCCGAGCGCTACAACGCCTTCCGCGGCCGGACCGTGGACGAGCTCCTGCGCTGCTTCAAGGCGGCCTGGGCGGACGCGTCGGTGGGGGTGGTCGTGCTCACCGGCGCGGGCGACCAGGCCTTCTGCGCTGGCGGCGACCAGAAGCAGCGCAACGAGACCGGCGACTACGGCCCCACCGAGACCGGCATCTTCGAGGTCGAGACACTCCACCGCGTGATCCGCGACATTCCCAAGCCCGTGATCGCGATGGTGAACGGCGTCGCGGTCGGCGGCGGCCACGTGCTGCACGTGCTGTGCGACCTGACGATCGCGGCCGACCACGCGCGCTTCGGCCAGGCCGGGCCGCGCGTGGGCTCGTTCGACGCCGGCTTCGGCAGCGCCTATCTCGCGCGCATCCTGGGCGAGAAGCGCGCGCGCGAAGTCTGGTACCTGTGCCGCCAGTACGACGCCGCCACCATGGAGCGCTGGGGGCTGGTGAACAAGGTGGTGCCCAAGGCCGAGCTGCGCGCCGAGGTGCGGCGTTGGGCCGACGAGATGCTCGCCAAGAGCCCGACCGCGCTGAAGGTACTGAAACACTCGTTCAACGCGGACAGCGAGGTGATCGCGGGTATCGGTCAGCTGGCCTTCGACTCACTCGAGCTGTTCGTGAATACGCCCGAGGCGCGCGAGGGCGTCACTGCCTTCAACGAGAAGCGCGCGCCCGACTTCGGGAAGTTCCGCGGCTCGGCATGA